The genomic region GTTCATGTTCTGGTAGAGCGGCAAAATAGCTTCAAAACCTATGCGCACATCTTTTAAGCTGCCTTTAAAAGCATAAAGATTAAAGCCTAGTCCGGCTTCAGCATAAGTTTTGCCACTATTTGCGGTATCGGCTGTAACCACCATCATAGGGTTGAGCGCCGGATTTGCACCTTGTATCATTTCGATCGCTGCCCATTTTAGTCTACCGGAAAAGCTTAACCACTCTTTTAAAGGAATGGCCACCCAGTTATTCCAACTATAATCATTTCCAAGACGATAATCATTGTCGTTTTTGCCAGTTCTAAACACTGCAGATAGCTGAGAGCCAAACGAAAGGTTATCCCACTGTTTTAAATAGGTAAGGCCTAAATTAGCATCGAAAGTGCCGCTACCAATTTGCATTGGATATGGAAGAATAACTTTGTTGGGTGCAGACATTGGGGTTACATCTTCTTCGTCTATATTTCCAGTAGGCAATGAAACGCCAAGAAGAGCGTGTAGATGCTGCCTGTTTTTATGGAATATGGTATATAGAGCCGAAATTTTAAGATCCCCAAATCCACTCGATGAGGTGTTGAATTGATTTCCCATACGGTTTTCCAAGATCATTTCTTGAGACTGGTAATTGGCCATGGCCATAAGGGTAATTTTATCGCTGGGAGCATACATGGCTCCTAGCATATGCATGTTCATGGGCATTTCTATAGGAGTCACCATATACTGCGAAAGAGCATCGGCGTTGGTGGTCTCTACGCTGCCACGATTAAGACCGTTCATATTCATATGCATATAACGGTAAGAGAACATCCATTCCCCTTTACCATGGGTGTGATCTCCCATTACAGAAATAGGAGCATGTCCATCGGGCCTTCCCGAGGTCCAATTGTTAGTTTCTTCTTGTGCATGAAGAAGAGCGGCTGCCATGAAAAAAATGGCAGAAATATAATTTTTCATTTTTTTTGATGTTTTTAGGATTGACAAAAGCCTTTCCAGCAAGATTCCTTTCTTAGCTGAATGGGATAAAATCCTTTTTTCTAAAAAGTTGAATAAGTGAATAAGTACTAAAGAAACATCAAGACAAGCTGGGTGGGTGAAAGTATTTGTAGCTTGCTAAAAAACTATATTTGTTGAAGTATAAAGTTGTTTTTTTCTCAGGAATGATACTATAACCGGTATTCTCCAAACTTAGGAAGCTTACAAACCCAATAGGGTATTCCCTAAGATCGATTGCTGGAAGATTTTGTTTTTTCTGTTGGTTTTCTTCCTCCAGCATTTGCATGAGGTAACATTTTCCGTCACAATGCATTTCGGGCCGGTCTTTATTGATACATAGGTATTCTGCTATGTAATCATGGTTTACTACATAATCGAATACCGGTAATACTGGCTTTAACATGGCCAGTAAATAAAGCAAGGTAAACGCTATGGAGTAGATTCTAAGCATAAAAACTATTGGCCTTACCAATTAAACGATTGCAAAAATATATAAAAAAGAGATGTTTTCTACCTTAAAAAGTTGAATTTTGCGGCTTTAAAATCATTTTATGGACAATAACAAAAAAAAGTGGCTCTATTTGGTGGTGCTCTCCCTAATTTGGGGAAGCTCTTACATCCTTATAAAAAAAGGCTTGGTAGGTTTAGGGCCGATAGAGCTGGGAGCTGTACGAATAATTTTTTCTACTATTTTTTTATTCATCATTGGCTTTAAATCCATACTTGCCATTTCCAAACCACAATGGGTATGGGTAGCGGCTTCGGCTTTGACTGGAACATTTTTGCCGGTCTTTCTTTTTGCATACGCAGAAACGGAGATAGATAGTAGTATTGCGTCCATTTTGAACTCATTAGTTCCTTTGTTTACCATTTTTATCGGTTTTTTGGTCTTTAAAATATCATTCAGTAGAAATCAAATTGTAGGGGTGGTTATCGGACTCATAGGGGCTATAATCCTTATTTTTCAAGGCGCCAACGTGAATCCGAATCAGAATTATTTCTTTGCGGTTTTAGTGGTAATTGCAGCTATTTGTTATGCTATTAATGCCAATATTATAAAATCTAAGCTACAAGAGGTTTCCCCCATGGGAATTGCTGTTGGTAATTTAACGGTTATGATTCTCCCTGCTGTTCTTATTCTTTTTCTCTCGGGATTTGTAGAGCCTTCGGTATTGGAGGATGAAGAGGTTGTAACCTCTTTAATGTATATTGCGGTGCTCTCTGTGTTTGGTACCGGTTTGGCCAAAATTCTTTTTAATAAGCTCATTCATATTTCCAATGCAGTATTCTCTACGTCGGTAACCTATTTAATACCTGTTGTAGGAATTTTTTGGGGTATTTTGGATGGTGAAAAGTTTACTTTGATCCATCTTTTAGCTTCTGGTATTATTTTGCTGGGCGTTTATATTGTGAATAAAAACCGAAAATAAAAAAGGGAGTCAGAAAACTAATTTTCTGACTCCCTTTGATTTTGTTGTGTGTTGAAGATTATTTAAAATCTTCTTCACTGAATTCTGGATTTATTTTAACTTCTAAAAGCTTACTTTCAATGGGCTGTCCTCCAAGGGATGCCTTTTTAACTGATGGGAATTTTATCCCGTCGTAATCTTTGTAATACATTAAAAAAGCTTCTTGGTTCTGCGTTTGTCCGTTCATACTTACCACAGAAGCCTCTTTTACTTTTAATCCGGTTTCGGTATCGTAAAAATAAGCTTGCTGTATTACTTCTCCAGGAACCTCAATTCTGTAAGCGTCTTTACCTTCCACCTTTTCGATACCTGCCAATTTAGCTTTTTCGTTTGTTAGTAAAGCCAGTTCTGGAAAGGTTCCAATAGCGCTTTTCATATCGTTAAGCATATTTGGAGGTAATGGAATTTTATTCCCGCTTTGTTTCATATAAACCTCGTCTTGGTTTGCTATAACCCCCATCATCGGGTTGCCATTCATATAGGTTATTTGGGCGTATTTATCGGCAGTTCTCTTTTCTTCTGCTTTAACGGTGGCACCGTTAAAACTTCCTTCGTAAGTAACAGATAGAGACTTTACGGCATCTACTTTATCTTTTCCACCGATGGCCTCAATATACTTATTAAGAACACTTTTTACGGTAATATCTGCCGGTACGATAACATTGTAATTTGGTTTATCAACTTTTTCTGCTTCCTTGTTGTAATAGTTCATGGGATATCCCAAACCTTCTAATTTTTCGCCAATTTCACTACCTTTTCCAGCAATTACTATGCGAGCGTGTTCTGGCTTAAAATACTTTTTAGATACCCGTTCTACATCTTGAATGGTTACCGCATTAATGTTTTTTAAGTAATTAAGGTAAAAATCGTCTGGTAGATTTTTAGTCTTAATGTTAAGTGCATACCTCGCTATAGTCCTAGGGTCTTCCAATGCAAGTACAAAGTTACCCACATATTTTGCTTTAGCATTTTGTAGGTCTTCTGCAGTAACAGGCTTATTGGTTATTCTTTTTATTTCTTTCATAAATTCTACCACTGCACTGTCTGTAACTGCGTTTCTAACACTCGAAGATGCAGAAAATTGAGATGCATTGTGCTCATCCACATCTATTGAAGATCTAGCACCATAAGTATATCCGTGCTCTTCACGAAGGTTCATATTTAAATAGCTGGAAAAACTTCCTCCCAAGATATGGTTGGCTATAAGCGCTGCATGGTAATCTGGATCCGACATCTTGAGGTCGGCCATATTAACCACTTCAATTTCCGACTGGACAGCGTTTGGCATATCCACAAAGTCTATCTGGGTGTACTGAACATCCTTTGGTGCCGAGTAGGTTACCTGTGGCGCATCTTCTTTTTTCCAGTTGGAAAAATTCTTCTTAGCCAGTTGTTTTACTTCGTTTATTTTTACATCTCCAACGATTACCAAATAGGCTCGTGTGGGTTTAAAGTAAGTGTTGTAAAAACTTTTTACATTGGCCAATGTAACTCTGTTTATACTTTCCTCAGTCATAAATTCCCCATAGGGATGATCTTTCCCATAGGATAAGGCGCTGGAAACTCTTGAAGCAATCCTTGACACATCATTTTCAGAAGATTTAACCCCTTCAATAAGTTGCTTTTTCTTTTTCTCGAACTCCTCCTCTGGGAATACCGGGTTTATAGCTCCATCGGCCATTAGGGCTAAAATTTCCGGAAAATATTTAGAGAGTGAGCTGGCATACACGCTTTGCGAGCCGTAACTAACGGAAGCTCCTAAATAATCTATTTTTTCATTGAATTCATCCTTAGAAAGTGTTGTGGTCCCACTGCCCAGCATATTTCCGGTGAGGGAAGATACTCCCGCTTTTTCACCTTCTACAATAGGAGAGTTATCTATGGTTAATGTCATGGAAACACGGGGTAATTTATGGTTCTCGACAACCATTACGGTAAGCCCGTTTTTTAAGGTGAATGTCTCCGGTTCTGCCAAATTTATTTTTGGTGCAGGCCCAGGTTTAGGCTGCTTAGATCGGTCTACTTGAGCTGTGGTAAAACCTATGCTCAGTAATAATATAATGGATAATATTTTAGTCTTCATAAGAGTATTTTATTTTTCTTCTTGAGTAGATTTTGGCAAGTATTCAACACGTAAACGCTGATTTTTATTTAAATATTTATTCGCGACACCCTTTATATCTTCTCTGCTGATGTTTCTGTAAATCTCAATTTCTGAATTTATCAAGTTCGTGTCTCCGTACAACATATAATATCTCGCCAATGAATTTGCAACCCCTTCAATGCTTGCGTTGGAATTTACAAAGTCGTTTTCCATTTTATTCTGAAGTTTTTGATAGTCTTTTTCAGAAATTAATGTTGTTTGAAGCTTTTTTATTTCTTCATCCACTTCCTTTTCCAATTGTGTAAGTGGTACATCGCCCAGCGGAAGTGCAAAAATGTTATACATACTGTAGTCTTCCTGAGGTCTGTTGAAAGCAAATACCTGTAAAGCCGACTTGTTTTCGTCTACCATCTTTTTGTAAAGCTTCGATGTTTTTCCATCGCTTAAATAACTAGAAATCATATTTAAAACATAGGCATCTTTCTCCGTCATAGCCGGTGTTCGGTAAGCGAGTGCCAATGCTGGGATCTGGATGTTGCTATCGTATTCCGTGGCTTTTATTTCTTGGGTTATTGGGTCTTCCTTCGGGAAGTCTCGCGTAATAGGTTCTCCTTTTGGAATCGGACCGAAATAGTCTTTTATCATTTGCTGGGTTTGCTTTATATCGATATCTCCAGCAACCACAAGAACGGCATTGTTCGGCACGTAATATTTATGGTTAAAATCCTTGAATTCCTGTAAAGTAGCAGCATCTAGATCTTCCATCGATCCAATAACACTCCATCTATACGGATGTTTTTTAAAGAGATATGGCTGAATAGCCGTTCCGTAAATCAATCCTCCATAAGGCGCATTGTCAATACGTTGTCTCTTTTCTTCTTTCACCACTTCATTCTGGGTTTCTACCCCAATTTCGTTAATAATAGGGTGCATAAGTCTTTCCGACTCCATCCAGAGACCGAGCTCTACTTTATTGGACGGGAAAACTTCGTAATAGTAAGTTCTGTCTGTAGTGGTATTGGCATTGTTGCTTCCTCCATTCGAACTTACAATTTTAAACCAATCTCCCCTCGGAATATTTTCGGTACCTTCAAAAAGAAGGTGTTCAAAGAAGTGGGCAAACCCTGTTCTGTCTGGTTTTTCGTCTTTCGAGCCTACGTGGTACATTACCGATGTTGTTACCACGGGAGCGGTGTTGTCTTGGTGAAGAATAACGTGCATGCCGTTGGCAAGATCGTATTCTTGAAATTTGATTTCTTGAGCAATAGCAGCCGCAGAAAATACGGACGCTACCACTAAAGAGAGTAACATTTTTTTCATTTGATTAATTTTAGTTAACTGTTAGACGCATTTTTGTATGGAATGTTACGCATATTAGATATTTGCGTTTAAAATAATGAAAATATACGCTATGGAAAACTGTTTTGTTAAAAATTAAATTACATTTAACTTTCTGAAAAGTA from Galbibacter sp. BG1 harbors:
- a CDS encoding transporter, translated to MKNYISAIFFMAAALLHAQEETNNWTSGRPDGHAPISVMGDHTHGKGEWMFSYRYMHMNMNGLNRGSVETTNADALSQYMVTPIEMPMNMHMLGAMYAPSDKITLMAMANYQSQEMILENRMGNQFNTSSSGFGDLKISALYTIFHKNRQHLHALLGVSLPTGNIDEEDVTPMSAPNKVILPYPMQIGSGTFDANLGLTYLKQWDNLSFGSQLSAVFRTGKNDNDYRLGNDYSWNNWVAIPLKEWLSFSGRLKWAAIEMIQGANPALNPMMVVTADTANSGKTYAEAGLGFNLYAFKGSLKDVRIGFEAILPLYQNMNGIQLKNQETITIGFQYSL
- a CDS encoding DMT family transporter, with protein sequence MDNNKKKWLYLVVLSLIWGSSYILIKKGLVGLGPIELGAVRIIFSTIFLFIIGFKSILAISKPQWVWVAASALTGTFLPVFLFAYAETEIDSSIASILNSLVPLFTIFIGFLVFKISFSRNQIVGVVIGLIGAIILIFQGANVNPNQNYFFAVLVVIAAICYAINANIIKSKLQEVSPMGIAVGNLTVMILPAVLILFLSGFVEPSVLEDEEVVTSLMYIAVLSVFGTGLAKILFNKLIHISNAVFSTSVTYLIPVVGIFWGILDGEKFTLIHLLASGIILLGVYIVNKNRK
- a CDS encoding M16 family metallopeptidase produces the protein MKTKILSIILLLSIGFTTAQVDRSKQPKPGPAPKINLAEPETFTLKNGLTVMVVENHKLPRVSMTLTIDNSPIVEGEKAGVSSLTGNMLGSGTTTLSKDEFNEKIDYLGASVSYGSQSVYASSLSKYFPEILALMADGAINPVFPEEEFEKKKKQLIEGVKSSENDVSRIASRVSSALSYGKDHPYGEFMTEESINRVTLANVKSFYNTYFKPTRAYLVIVGDVKINEVKQLAKKNFSNWKKEDAPQVTYSAPKDVQYTQIDFVDMPNAVQSEIEVVNMADLKMSDPDYHAALIANHILGGSFSSYLNMNLREEHGYTYGARSSIDVDEHNASQFSASSSVRNAVTDSAVVEFMKEIKRITNKPVTAEDLQNAKAKYVGNFVLALEDPRTIARYALNIKTKNLPDDFYLNYLKNINAVTIQDVERVSKKYFKPEHARIVIAGKGSEIGEKLEGLGYPMNYYNKEAEKVDKPNYNVIVPADITVKSVLNKYIEAIGGKDKVDAVKSLSVTYEGSFNGATVKAEEKRTADKYAQITYMNGNPMMGVIANQDEVYMKQSGNKIPLPPNMLNDMKSAIGTFPELALLTNEKAKLAGIEKVEGKDAYRIEVPGEVIQQAYFYDTETGLKVKEASVVSMNGQTQNQEAFLMYYKDYDGIKFPSVKKASLGGQPIESKLLEVKINPEFSEEDFK
- a CDS encoding M16 family metallopeptidase, producing the protein MKKMLLSLVVASVFSAAAIAQEIKFQEYDLANGMHVILHQDNTAPVVTTSVMYHVGSKDEKPDRTGFAHFFEHLLFEGTENIPRGDWFKIVSSNGGSNNANTTTDRTYYYEVFPSNKVELGLWMESERLMHPIINEIGVETQNEVVKEEKRQRIDNAPYGGLIYGTAIQPYLFKKHPYRWSVIGSMEDLDAATLQEFKDFNHKYYVPNNAVLVVAGDIDIKQTQQMIKDYFGPIPKGEPITRDFPKEDPITQEIKATEYDSNIQIPALALAYRTPAMTEKDAYVLNMISSYLSDGKTSKLYKKMVDENKSALQVFAFNRPQEDYSMYNIFALPLGDVPLTQLEKEVDEEIKKLQTTLISEKDYQKLQNKMENDFVNSNASIEGVANSLARYYMLYGDTNLINSEIEIYRNISREDIKGVANKYLNKNQRLRVEYLPKSTQEEK